In Geoalkalibacter sp., the DNA window CTTTTCCTGCTTGGCCTCGGGGCCGAAGACCAGGGCTTTGAGTTCGGAGCCGTCGATGTTCTCGCGCTCCAGCAACGCCAAGGAAATCCGCTCCAGGGCGTCGCGATTCTGCTCGAGGATATCGCGGGTGCGCTGGTAGCAGCGCTGCACGATGTCACGGATTTCGTTGTCGATTTCCCGGGCGGTGGACTCGCTGTAGTTCTTCATGTGCCCCATGTCGCGGCCGAGAAACACCTCGCCTTCCTTCTCGCCGAAGGTCAGGGGCCCAAGCTTTTCGCTCATCCCCCATTCGCAGACCATCTTGCGCGCGATGTGGGTCGCGCGCTCAAGGTCGTTGGACGCCCCGGTGGAGATGCTGGGAAACACCAGTTCCTCGGCGACGCGCCCGCCGAACAGGGTGCAGATGCGCGTGAGCAAGCCGTCCTTGGTCTCGTTGTATTTTTCTTCCTGGGGCAGATACATGGTCACCCCCATGGCGCGTCCGCGGGGAATGATCGAGACCTTGTGCACCGGATCGGCCCCAGGGAGAAACAACGCAACCAGGGCATGGCCGGCCTCATGGTAGGCCGTGACCTTTTTCTCCTCCTCGGTGATCACCATGGAGCGGCGCTCGGCCCCCATCATGACCTTGTCCTTGGCGGCTTCGAGATCTTCCATGCTGACCTTGTCCTCGTCCTTGCGCGCCGCCAACAGCGCAGCCTCATTGACCAGGTTGGCCAGATCCGCGCCGGAGAATCCCGGAGTGCCCTTGGCCACCACCGCCAGATTGACGTCGGGCGCCAGGGGAATCTTGCGCGCATGCACCTGCAGGATCTTCTCGCGGCCGCGCACGTCGGGCGGCGGCACGACCACCTGGCGATCGAAACGGCCCGGGCGCAGCAAGGCGGGGTCGAGAACGTCGGGGCGGTTGGTGGCGGCGATCAGGATGACGCCCTCATTGGACTCGAAACCGTCCATTTCCACCAGCAACTGATTGAGGGTCTGCTCGCGTTCGTCATGGCCCCCGCCGAGACCCGCGCCGCGATGCCGGCCGACGGCATCGATTTCATCGATGAAAATGATGCAGGGCGCATTCTTCTTGCCCTGCACGAACAGGTCACGAACACGGCTGGCGCCGACGCCGACGAACATCTCGACGAAATCCGAACCGGAGATGGAAAAGAAGGGCACCCCCGCTTCCCCGGCGATGGCTCGCGCCAGCAGCGTCTTGCCGGTGCCGGGAGGTCCGACCAGCAACACCCCCTTGGGGATCTTGCCGCCCAGGCGGGAATATTTCTTGGGATCACGCAGGAAGGAGACGATTTCCTCAAGCTCGTCCTTGGCCTCCTCGACGCCGGCCACATCGTTGAAAGTGACCCGGGCGGTGGATTCATTGAGCAGCTTGGCGCGGCTCTTGCCGAAACTCATGGCCTTGCCGCCGCCCGACTGCATCTGCCGCATGAAGAAAATCCATACGGCGATCAGCAGCAGGATCGGCCCCCAGGAAATCAGCAGGGTAAACCAGAAACCGCGATCCTCCACGGGCTTGGCTTCGATCACCACGCCGCGCTCCTTGAGCTCGGGGATCAGTTCCACGTCGGCGGGCGCATGCGTCTTGAAGGCCGTGCCATCCTCGAACTTACCCTCGATCTGCTGGCCCTGGATGGTGACTTCCGTGATCCGGCCCTCGGAAACCGCCGCGAGGAAATTGGAATAATTGATGGTTCTTTGCTCGGGCTCCTTTTGCGTCATCATGTTGAAGAGCATGATCATCAACAAGGAGATGACCAGCCAGAGCGCAAGATTTTTATAGAATTGATTCACGTTTCCCCCTGGGTCGGAACAGGATCCTTAAGAGCCGCCGCAACCGGGCAAGGCCGCGTTAACTATCGAGGAAAAGTACCACAGCCCCCTTGGATTCACAAGCGAAGAGTCTCCATTTTTGCGTCATCAAGAACGACCCGCAAAATTTTCCCACCATCCGCAGAAGGGCCCCGCCCATCGCAGCGGCGCAGGCCGACAAGCCAGAGGATTTCCGCCTCGCGCACCAGCAGCGGAACCCTGCTGCGCTCCTCAAGCGACAACCGCGCTTCGAGAAACAGCTCCTTGACTTTCTTGCGCCCCGGCATGCCCGACAGCCGCATGCGGTCGCCGGGACGCCAGGAGCGAACCCGCAAGGGAAAGCACACCTCCGCGGCGCTGTATTCGACGGCCCTGGGCGACTCTCCGCGCGGGCGCTCCTCAAGGCTCAGGCGCAGGCATCGGCCGTCGGGCAGGACGTACACGCCGGGAGTGGGAATCGAGATAGAATAGGCGGGCAAGGATGTGGGTGGTTCGGTGCGAAAGTGCAGCATTCCCTGCTCGGCCAAGAGCCACAGACCGGGCAAATGATACTCCTTGCGGCCCATTCCGGATTTTTGCAGCAAACGCGCCGCGGCCGCCACATGCTTGTCCTCGATCCCGCGCAGATCGCCGCGCGCCTGCCCGATGGCCTGCCGCAGCACCCGATCGCGCAAGGCCGGATGCAGCGCCGCGGTTTGGGCTTGGGGCAAGCACACATCCGCGCCGGGCTTCACCAAAGATTCCACCTGAAGCCGCCAGTAATCTTCCTCGCGGGCGAGGCGCTCGGCAAGACGCGCCAAGCCTTCCTCGATACGCGGGTTGAAGGTTTCCAGCAGCGGCAAAACCTCATGGCGCAGCCGATTGCGGACCATGCCGAGATCCTGGTTGCTGGAATCTTCGACCCAGCAGAGCCCCTGTCGCAAAAGATAGGCGCGGATTTCGCCGCGCGACACCCCCAAGAGGGGACGGACCAGATGACCGCTGCGGGGCCGCATGGCGACAAGGCCTGTCGGCCCGGCGCCGCGCACCAGACGATGCAGCAGGGTTTCCGCCTGATCACCCCGGTGATGACCCAGGGCAATCAGATTGCAGCCCATCTCAGCGGCGGTCTCGCGCAGAAATTCATGGCGCGCCGCGCGGGCCACCTGTTCCAGCCCCCCCCGGCCCGGCTCCAGGCGCTCGCCTACCGCAATCCGCGCGACCCGCAGCGACACCCCGAGCCCGGCGCACCAGGAGCGCACGAAATCAGCCTCGGCCGCACTTTCAGCACGCAGGGCATGATCAAGATGGGCGGCATGCAGATCCACGCCGAACTCGGCGCGCAGCGACCAGAGAAGATGCAGCAGGGCAACCGAATCGCCGCCGCCCGACACCGCGACGAGAATGCGATCGCCGGCTTGAATCAACTGGTGGCGATGGATATAGCGACGGACATCATCGACCATGGGTGAGATCAAACCCATAAAGAAAAACCCCCTCCGGGTCCGGAGAGGGTTTTTCTTGCGATTGGTGGCGGTGCAGAGATTTGAACTCCGGACACTGCGGATATGAGCCGCATGCTCTAACCAACTGAGCTACACCGCCGAAAAGAAGAACCAAGCCTCCCGAAGGAGGCATTGTTTTTTGGTTGCGGGGGCAGGATTTGAACCTGCGACCTTCGGGTTATGAGCCCGACGAGCTACCGAACTGCTCCACCCCGCGTCACGGAACCAGGAAGGTATCCAAATTCATCCGCCAAGTCAAGCAAATTTTTCTGTTCACCCGCGCCTCTCCACACCCTGCGCCCCGGCACGGGCCGCGTTCAGCGGCCGGCGACAAAGGCATCGATGCGCTCTTCGCTTTTCAGGCGGGCCACCACGCTTTGCGCATCGGCCGATTCGGCATAGGGTCCGATGCGCACCCGATACCAAGTGCCCTTGTCACCCAGATCGGCCTGCTGCACGAAGGCCGGAAAATTTTTGGTTTTCAGGCGATCGCTGAGATTGCGGGCATCCTCGGCGGAGCGAAAGGAGCCAACCTGCACCACGAAGCGACCATCGGCCGCCGTGGGCGCCGTTCTCGCAGGAGCGGGAGCGGGCGCGACAACAGGAGCAGGGGTTCGTGCGGCGGGTGCGCTCGCCGGCAGCGAACCCGTGGGGCGCAACACGGCGGTCGCCGCCGGTTGAGGCTCGGAGGAGGGTGCGTCCGGTGAAGCGGCGGGAGCCGTCGGTGGACGATTGATGCCGCTGCCCAGGGGTGCGTCCTGGCCTTTGGGCAAGGTATCGAAAAAGGTCAGCGGCGGCTTTTCCGTGCCCGTGGACTCTTCCTCCGCCTGCGGCGCGGGGGCGACGGGAGTCGGGACCGGCGCGGCCGGCGACACCGCGGCCGGCGGCACCGCGGGCGCCGGTTCTTCCTTGGCCACCTGGATACGCGCCGGTTCGCTTTTTACGATCGGCGGCACGGCGGGTGACGAGCCGCCCTTGCCCACCATGACTCCCAGGGAAAAGCTGACCAGGGAAACCGCAAGCATCAGCACCAGCAGAACCAGGGCCTGCTTCTTCTCCAGACGCCTCTGGCTGCGGGATTTCACGTCGCGCGTCATGTTCCTCAGACCTTTCGCCTACATTCGTTCCGGAGCGGAAACACCCAGCACTCGCAGTGCATTGTGCAGAACGATCCGCACGCAGTTGGCCAGATAGAGGCGCGCGCGGCTGGTTTCCGGATCCTCGGTGATCACCCTGTTGCGATTATAATAGCTGTGGAACTGAGCCGCCAGTTCCTGCAGATAAAAGACCACCCGGTGAGGCGAAAAGCTCTGGGCGGCCGCCGCGACGGTTTCTGGAAACTGGGCCAGGCGTTTGGCCAGGGCCAATTCTTCCTCCAGCAGCAACCGATCGAAATCAACCTCGCCCAGGGCGGGAAGACTCAGGCCCTGCTCCTGCGCGGCGCGATTGATGCTGCACACCCGCGCGTGGGCATACTGCACGTAGAAAACCGGATTGTCGTTGCTCTGCTGCTTGGCCAGTTCCAGATCGAAGTCAAGCTGGCTGTCCGAGCGGCGCATGAGAAAGAAAAAGCGGCAAGCATCGCGCCCCACTTCGTCGATCACCTCGCGCAGCGTGACGAACTCACCGCTGCGGGTGCTCATGGCCACCTGCTGGCCGCCGCGCAGCAAGTTGACCAACTGCACGAGGATCACCTGCAGATCCTCGGGATCGCGGCCCAAACCAGCCATCACCGCCTTCATGCGCGGCACGTAGCCGTGGTGGTCGGCGCCCCAGACATCGATGACCAGGTCGTAGCCCCGGTCGAACTTCTCCTTGTGATAGGCCACATCGGAGGCGAAATAAGTGGTGGCGCCGTTGGAGCGAACCATCACCCGATCCTTGTCGTCACCAAAGGCGGTCGTGCGAAACCACAGGGCGCCGTCCTGCTCATAGGCCAACTGCCGCTCGCGCACCAGCTCAATGCCGCGCGCCACCTCGCCTCGATCATAGAGGCTCTGCTCGCTGTACCAGCGGTCAAAGCGCACGCCGAAGGCTTGTAGATCCTCATCGATGCCCGCCAGGATGCGCTCGCCGCCGAAGCGGGCGAAAAACCGAACGGCGTCCGCCTCGCCCAGATCGAGCAGGCGACGCCCCTCCTTGGCGACCACCTCCGCGGCCAGATCGCGAATATACTCGCCCTGATAGCAGTTGGCGGGAAAGTTCAGGGCTTCCCCCAGAAGCTCGCGGTAGCGCAGATACAGGGACAGCCCCAGGGTGTCCATCTGATTGCCGGCGTCGTTGATGTAGTACTCGCGATCCACCGCATAGCCGACATGTTGGAGCAGCGACGCCACGGCGTCGCCCGTCGCCGCCCCGCGACCATGACCGATGTGCAGGGGACCGGTGGGATTGGCGCTGACGAATTCGACCTGAACCCTCTTGCCCGCCCCCAGATGGCAGCGCCCATAATCGGCGCCGGCGCGCGTGATGTCGTCGAGCGCCCCGTACCAGCAGCGGTTGCTGAGAAAAAAGTTGATGAAGCCAGGTCCGGCGATGTCGACCTTGCGCCACAGGCCATCGCCCTCGCCCAACGCGGCGACCAGTTCCTCGGCGATCTTGCGTGGCGCTTTTTTTTCGGCCCGCGCCAACAACATCGCCAAATTGGCGGCGAAATCGCCATGCTCGGCATGGGCGGGAACATCCAGCACAATCTCGGGAAACTCGCCCGAATGCAGACGCCCCTGCGCATAACATTGCCGCAAAGCCTGCTCGATGTGATTTTTGAGACGATTTTTCATGGAGATTCAGTCTTTCTCGAAAGAAGAGATCCTAGCCGCGGCCCTGTCGCCGATTGACGGAGCAAGTAGACGCCGGGTCCAAACCCGGCATGCTAGCGCCGTCGCGGGCAAGGTGTCAAGCACATGAAAACACACAGGATTCAAGGCTCATCCGCGTGAACGGGAGGGGCCGCGATGGTCGGGCGGGCGGGGGTGGGAAACTGATAGACCAGTTCGTCTTCCTTGACCATGCCGAGATCTCGGCGCGCCACCCCTTCCAGATAGCGGCTGTCGTTGCGCAGGGCCTCAACCTCACGCCGCAGCTTGACGTTGTCGGCTTCGAGCTCGGCGATCCGGTCCTGCAAGGATTGCTTGTACTGCAGCATGCGCCAGGTATTGAGAACGCCCTTGTCGCCGAACAGGGCCGCGCCCAACAGGGCGAGCACCAGGACGAGCATCCATAAGGGCGGCCGCAAACGGCTGCGGACAACGGGGGCTTCTTTTTCGTCGGCGGCCATGGCTTAGGGTCCAACGGCCGCCCCGAGGCGGCCGCAAGCAGAAGTATCGAAGGATTGAAACTGGGGAGGGGAGAATAAGGGAGCGGGCCGGTGTTACCTTAGTCGACGGTTACCTGGCCGCGAATCCGCTCCAGGGTCGCCGCGCCGATTCCCTCCACCGCCAGCAGATCTTCCACGCTGGCGAAGCGTTTTGCTTCGCGATGGGCCACGATTTTCTGGGCTTTGACCGCGCCGATGCCGGGCAGGGATTCCAGTTCCTGGGCCGACGCGGTATTGACGTTGATCAGGGCAACCTCAGCGACCTGCTGCCCGGTCTTTTGCTGGGCGAGGGCCGGCGCGCCGGCACCCAGCATGAGCATTAGAACAAACACCAACGAATACAAAAGTTTCTTCATGACAGATAATCTCCCCGAAAATGACAACAACAAATGAGTCAAGAAAACAACATCCGGCCCCTCCCGATGCTAAGGAGTAACACAGCAGGCTCTCAGGGTCAACGATGTTTGCGAAGGAACCCGCCGATCATTGGACGCCGCCGAACACCCCGCCGTACTTGGCCACCCGCCCCACCCCGCTCAGGGCGAACGAGAGCAAATAGCGGGTTTCGTCGGGCCGATCATAGAGGGTCAGGTAAATACTCCAGCACTGGGCGCGGTATTCAAGATCGTAGATCGTTTCCAGGGTTCGAGCGGTGACCAGGTCACGGCGATGGCTCGTTTGAAGATGCAAGGGATGCAGCAGTGAAGTGCGCAGGCTCAGATCCAGATATTCGAGGTCGTCGCGCAAATAATGATAGCCCAGGCTAAATGCCGTGCCGCGCCCGTCGTCGAGGCCCAGGGCGGTGCGCAGGTCTGAGAACCCGGAGGTTTTGCGCTCGCGCATTTGCAGGGCGTAGCGCCCATCCACATCCAGGGACAGCCAGCGGGTCGGACGCACCAGCAGTTCGGCGCGCACATCGGAAAAAGGCCGCAGATTGTCGCGGGGGTTGAGAGGATCTACGGCCGATTCGCGGATATCGTAATCCTGGGACAGGCGAAAATAGACGAACTCGTGATAGACGGCGGCGCCGTCCGCGGGCTGCAGGCGCGCGGTCAGGCGATTGGTGAGACTGTAGCGCAGACGATGCACGGGACCGATCCGATCCTCGGCGTCAAAACGGGGCAGGCGCTCCTGTCCGGTTTGGGGAATGTACTCATAGGCGATTTCCGGGGCAAGGAGATGCTGGATGCGCCGCACGCTTTTGCCCTCGACCGCATAGACCCTGGCGAAGGAGGATGACACCCGCGTGATGAATTCAACCTGGCCTTTCTGGCTGAAATCATCGTCTTCGTCGGAGGCGGAATAAAAACGCTGCCGCAGGGCCACCTCCGGTGAGATTTCCAGCAGGCCGCCGACCTGAAAAGGCGCGGCCAGGGTGGGGCGCAGACTCAGGCGCTGGCCTTTATTGCCCTCGCGCCGCCAGAAAGAGTCGTAGTCACCGGTGAATCCATAAAACAGCGGGCTTTCGCCGAAGCGCCGCGGACTGGCGGCAAAGCGCACCTGCGGCAGACGCTGCAGCGTTTCATCATTGGGGCCATAGAGATCCTTGAGGTATTTCACCTGGCCGCTGAGGTTATTCTTGTACCAGGCACGGCTGAGAAAGACCTTGGACTCAGTCTTGTCGAGATTGTACTCACCGGCCACCTCGCCGAAGCGGTCGAAATAATCGCGTTCACTCACATATTGGACATCGGCGCCCAGGCGCACCTCGCCCGGCAACCGCCCGTCGTTGCGCCATTCCAGCAAAAAAGCGTCATCCTCCTGCTCGAAACCGTTGACATGGTAGAGCTTCGCCTCGCCCTCCTGAGCGTCGAACAGGTAGCGATACTCCACACCTTTGCCCAAACCGTAATCGGTGAAGTAATCAAGATAGAGGGTGGCATCCTGGTTGCGGGCGATCACCTGGTAATAGGCCAGGGACAATTCCCAGCCACGGCGATCCGAGTAGCCGTAGCGGGGCATGAGAAAGCCCGATTCCCGTTCGGTCTTGGCCGGATAGAGAAAATAGGGGAAATAGAAAACCGGCAGGTCCTTGAGATAAAAGCGGGCATGGCTGCCGCGGGCGAATCCGCCGAGGCTCATCTCCAGGTCGCGGGCGCGAAACTGCCAATCGGGCCGCTCGCCCGCGCAGGTGGTGACGCTGCCGGTACCCAGGCGATAGCGCTGGGCACTGAGGCGCTCGATCCCCTCACCCTCCACGTAGAGCTGCTGCTCGGCCAAAAAAAACCGGCCGCGGGCCAACCGCCCCACTCCGCTCTCCAGGTTGATCTCCAGATCCTCGCCGGCGAGGGTGCCCTCGGCATCGCGGACCGCCACCGGCCCCGGCACCCAGGCGTCGCCGGTTTGCGGATCGTATTTGACTTCGTCCGCCAGCAGGGTCAGCCCATCTCGCTCAATGCGCACATTACCGCGCGCCTCATAGAGGCCCGTGGCGCGATCGGCGCTGAGCTGATCGGCTTCAATGCGCACCGGCGCCCCCTCCTGCCGAGACGCCTGCGCCCGGACCGTACCGGCGGCCGCAAGCATGAGAACGGCCGTCAGGCCAAGCAAAAATCTCCGGGCGACGCTCATTCCCCCACCTCCGCATGCTTCCTGAGCCAGTCGCGCACCTCGGCCACCAGATACAGGGAGCCGGCCACCACCACCAGAGGCGCCCGCGGCCACTCGGCGAGAGCCTGCCGCAAAGCCGCCGGCGGCGAAGCGCAGACCGTCGCGGCACAGCCCTGCCCCGCGAGAAATGTGGAGATCTCGTCCGCCGCCACCGCCTTGTCGACGCCTGGTTCCGCCACATAGGCCGCGGCCAGGTGCGGCAGCCAGGGCGCGCAAATTCTTTCCGGTCGCCGCTTGCCGCTCAGCCCCAGAACCCAGGGCAACTTCCCTAGCCGACATTCCTGCAAATAGGCGGCCAGAGCTTCGGCGCCGGAGATATTATGCGCACCGTCGAGCAGCACCGGAGGTCGCAGGGGCCAGCGCTCCAGACGCCCGGGCCAGTCAACGCTTTCGGTTGCGCGGCGCACCTCGGCCTCGCCGAGCTCGACCCCCTGCTCGCGCAGCAACTCCACCACAGCCAGCGCCACGGCCAGGTTCTCGCCCTGGTGCGCTCCGATCAGACGCGGCTTGAGACCGCACAGCCGCAGAGACCGCCCTTCATAGTCAAAGCCCTTTGCCTGCGGACTGATGCGGAAATCGCGACCCGCCCGGCGCACGGGTGCTCCGGCGGCGTGCGCGATGCCTTCGATCGCGGCCAGGGCTTGCGGCGCCTGAACCGCCAGCACCAGCGGCACGCCGGGCTTGATGATGCCGGCCTTTTCCCGGGCGATGGAGGCCAGATCGGGGCCCAGATGCTCGGCATGATCCTCGGACACCGGCGTGATGACCGTCACCCGCGGTTGAACGACATTGGTCGCATCCAGGCGTCCCCCCATGCCCACTTCAAGCACCATGAAGTCGACCTGCCGTTCGCGGAAATATTGCAGCGCCAAGACGGTGGTGAATTCAAAGAAGGTCAGGGGCAGATCCTCGGCACGGTGCCGCAGATCCTTGGTCAGGCGCACCACGTCGGCTTCGCTGATGCAGAGGTCGTTGACGCGGATGCGTTCGGTGAAGCAATGCAGATGGGGCGAGGTGTAGAGGCCGACCCGCAGGCCGGCCTCGCGCAAAACGCGCGCCAGGGTGGCGCAGACGGATCCCTTGCCGTTGGTTCCCGCCACGTGAATGACCGGGGCACACCGCTCGGGATGGCCGAGGCGTTCCAGCATCCGCTGGGTGTTGCTCAACCCCAGCTTGATGCCGAACCGCTGCAGACCATAGAGGTAGTCGAGCGTTTCGCGGTAGGTCACCGCTCAGCTCTTGGTGAAGATGCGCAAAACCTGGGAAAGGCGCGCCTTCATTTCCTGACGGCGCACGATCATGTCGACCATGCCGTGCTCGAGCAGATATTCGGAGCGCTGAAAACCCTCGGGAAGCTTCTGGCGAATGGTCTGCTCGATGACGCGCGGACCGGCAAAGCCGATCAGGGCACGCGGCTCGGCGATATTGAGATCGCCCAGCATGGCGAAGCTGGCCGTGACCCCGCCCGTGGTCGGATCGGTCAGAATCGAGATGAAGGGGATGCCCGCGGCCTTGAGCTTGGCCAGGGCCGCGCTGGTCTTGGCCATCTGCATGAGAGAGAGGATACTCTCCTGCATGCGCGCGCCGCCCGAGGAAGAAAACAGCAGCACGGGCTTGCCGGTCTCCAGACCCTTTTCGATGGCGCGGGTGATCTTTTCGCCGACCACCGAACCCATGCTGCCGCCCATGAAGCCGAAATCAAACACGGCCACCACCACCGGCAAACCGTCGATGGCCCCTTCGCCGCAGACGATGGCGTCGGACATGCCGGTTTTCTTCATGGTGCTCTTGATGCGTTCCTTATACTTCTTGCTGTCCTTGAAATCGAGAAAGTCCACGGAATGCATGCCGGCGTCCATCTCGACGAAGGTGCCGGTGTCGAGTACCAGGTCGATGCGCTCGCGGGCACTGATGCGAAAATGATAGTCGCACTTGGGGCAGACGTTTTGGTTGCGCTCGATTTCCTTGCTGTAGATGATCTCGTTGCAGTTTTTGCACTTGGTCCAGACCCCCGCGGGCATCTGTACCTGCTTTTCTTCCACGGGCGCGATGGGCGCTTTTTTCTTCAGGAACCAGGCCATGAATTTATCCTCGCCGGCAGGGTAACGGCTCTCAATGCTGTAAAAAAACCCTCTCCGCCACCCATGGCGGAAAGAGCGTCTAGGATCGGGCAGGCAGCGCCTGCTTGAGGGAACGCACAAAAACGGCGGCGCGCGCGCACAGATCGGGCTCGCCTGCGTTCTCGGCGATGAGCTTGACCAGGGCGCTGCCGACCACCACCGCATCGGCATGACGGCCGATGGCCGCCGCGGCCACGGGGGTATTGATGCCAAAGCCCACCGCCACCGGCACCGGGCTGACCTGGCGCAAGCGTTGCACCAGCGGCGCGATGCCTTCGGCATCGACCGCCTGAACTCCGGTCACCCCCGTCATGGAAACGAAATAGAGAAACCCCTCGCCCTGGGCGGCCAACGCCTCCATGCGCGCCTGCGGCGTGGTGGGAGCGATGAGTTGGATGAAATCGACACCTGCCCGGCGCAAATGCGGGTGAATTTCGTCACGCTGCTCGGCCGGCAAATCGACCAGCAGCACGCCATCGACACCGGCATCGGCCGCAGCTTGGGCAAAGCGCGCGCAACCAAAGCGAAACACGGGATTGAAGTAACCCATCAGGACCAAGGGGATCTGAGTGCGACGCCGCAC includes these proteins:
- the ftsH gene encoding ATP-dependent zinc metalloprotease FtsH, yielding MNQFYKNLALWLVISLLMIMLFNMMTQKEPEQRTINYSNFLAAVSEGRITEVTIQGQQIEGKFEDGTAFKTHAPADVELIPELKERGVVIEAKPVEDRGFWFTLLISWGPILLLIAVWIFFMRQMQSGGGKAMSFGKSRAKLLNESTARVTFNDVAGVEEAKDELEEIVSFLRDPKKYSRLGGKIPKGVLLVGPPGTGKTLLARAIAGEAGVPFFSISGSDFVEMFVGVGASRVRDLFVQGKKNAPCIIFIDEIDAVGRHRGAGLGGGHDEREQTLNQLLVEMDGFESNEGVILIAATNRPDVLDPALLRPGRFDRQVVVPPPDVRGREKILQVHARKIPLAPDVNLAVVAKGTPGFSGADLANLVNEAALLAARKDEDKVSMEDLEAAKDKVMMGAERRSMVITEEEKKVTAYHEAGHALVALFLPGADPVHKVSIIPRGRAMGVTMYLPQEEKYNETKDGLLTRICTLFGGRVAEELVFPSISTGASNDLERATHIARKMVCEWGMSEKLGPLTFGEKEGEVFLGRDMGHMKNYSESTAREIDNEIRDIVQRCYQRTRDILEQNRDALERISLALLERENIDGSELKALVFGPEAKQEKTVPGETIAPSAVGCLSEQDQREGR
- the argS gene encoding arginine--tRNA ligase; amino-acid sequence: MKNRLKNHIEQALRQCYAQGRLHSGEFPEIVLDVPAHAEHGDFAANLAMLLARAEKKAPRKIAEELVAALGEGDGLWRKVDIAGPGFINFFLSNRCWYGALDDITRAGADYGRCHLGAGKRVQVEFVSANPTGPLHIGHGRGAATGDAVASLLQHVGYAVDREYYINDAGNQMDTLGLSLYLRYRELLGEALNFPANCYQGEYIRDLAAEVVAKEGRRLLDLGEADAVRFFARFGGERILAGIDEDLQAFGVRFDRWYSEQSLYDRGEVARGIELVRERQLAYEQDGALWFRTTAFGDDKDRVMVRSNGATTYFASDVAYHKEKFDRGYDLVIDVWGADHHGYVPRMKAVMAGLGRDPEDLQVILVQLVNLLRGGQQVAMSTRSGEFVTLREVIDEVGRDACRFFFLMRRSDSQLDFDLELAKQQSNDNPVFYVQYAHARVCSINRAAQEQGLSLPALGEVDFDRLLLEEELALAKRLAQFPETVAAAAQSFSPHRVVFYLQELAAQFHSYYNRNRVITEDPETSRARLYLANCVRIVLHNALRVLGVSAPERM
- a CDS encoding LPS-assembly protein LptD; protein product: MSVARRFLLGLTAVLMLAAAGTVRAQASRQEGAPVRIEADQLSADRATGLYEARGNVRIERDGLTLLADEVKYDPQTGDAWVPGPVAVRDAEGTLAGEDLEINLESGVGRLARGRFFLAEQQLYVEGEGIERLSAQRYRLGTGSVTTCAGERPDWQFRARDLEMSLGGFARGSHARFYLKDLPVFYFPYFLYPAKTERESGFLMPRYGYSDRRGWELSLAYYQVIARNQDATLYLDYFTDYGLGKGVEYRYLFDAQEGEAKLYHVNGFEQEDDAFLLEWRNDGRLPGEVRLGADVQYVSERDYFDRFGEVAGEYNLDKTESKVFLSRAWYKNNLSGQVKYLKDLYGPNDETLQRLPQVRFAASPRRFGESPLFYGFTGDYDSFWRREGNKGQRLSLRPTLAAPFQVGGLLEISPEVALRQRFYSASDEDDDFSQKGQVEFITRVSSSFARVYAVEGKSVRRIQHLLAPEIAYEYIPQTGQERLPRFDAEDRIGPVHRLRYSLTNRLTARLQPADGAAVYHEFVYFRLSQDYDIRESAVDPLNPRDNLRPFSDVRAELLVRPTRWLSLDVDGRYALQMRERKTSGFSDLRTALGLDDGRGTAFSLGYHYLRDDLEYLDLSLRTSLLHPLHLQTSHRRDLVTARTLETIYDLEYRAQCWSIYLTLYDRPDETRYLLSFALSGVGRVAKYGGVFGGVQ
- the tilS gene encoding tRNA lysidine(34) synthetase TilS, whose protein sequence is MGLISPMVDDVRRYIHRHQLIQAGDRILVAVSGGGDSVALLHLLWSLRAEFGVDLHAAHLDHALRAESAAEADFVRSWCAGLGVSLRVARIAVGERLEPGRGGLEQVARAARHEFLRETAAEMGCNLIALGHHRGDQAETLLHRLVRGAGPTGLVAMRPRSGHLVRPLLGVSRGEIRAYLLRQGLCWVEDSSNQDLGMVRNRLRHEVLPLLETFNPRIEEGLARLAERLAREEDYWRLQVESLVKPGADVCLPQAQTAALHPALRDRVLRQAIGQARGDLRGIEDKHVAAAARLLQKSGMGRKEYHLPGLWLLAEQGMLHFRTEPPTSLPAYSISIPTPGVYVLPDGRCLRLSLEERPRGESPRAVEYSAAEVCFPLRVRSWRPGDRMRLSGMPGRKKVKELFLEARLSLEERSRVPLLVREAEILWLVGLRRCDGRGPSADGGKILRVVLDDAKMETLRL
- a CDS encoding FtsB family cell division protein encodes the protein MAADEKEAPVVRSRLRPPLWMLVLVLALLGAALFGDKGVLNTWRMLQYKQSLQDRIAELEADNVKLRREVEALRNDSRYLEGVARRDLGMVKEDELVYQFPTPARPTIAAPPVHADEP
- a CDS encoding SPOR domain-containing protein, which gives rise to MTRDVKSRSQRRLEKKQALVLLVLMLAVSLVSFSLGVMVGKGGSSPAVPPIVKSEPARIQVAKEEPAPAVPPAAVSPAAPVPTPVAPAPQAEEESTGTEKPPLTFFDTLPKGQDAPLGSGINRPPTAPAASPDAPSSEPQPAATAVLRPTGSLPASAPAARTPAPVVAPAPAPARTAPTAADGRFVVQVGSFRSAEDARNLSDRLKTKNFPAFVQQADLGDKGTWYRVRIGPYAESADAQSVVARLKSEERIDAFVAGR
- a CDS encoding ComEA family DNA-binding protein, with amino-acid sequence MKKLLYSLVFVLMLMLGAGAPALAQQKTGQQVAEVALINVNTASAQELESLPGIGAVKAQKIVAHREAKRFASVEDLLAVEGIGAATLERIRGQVTVD
- a CDS encoding bifunctional folylpolyglutamate synthase/dihydrofolate synthase yields the protein MTYRETLDYLYGLQRFGIKLGLSNTQRMLERLGHPERCAPVIHVAGTNGKGSVCATLARVLREAGLRVGLYTSPHLHCFTERIRVNDLCISEADVVRLTKDLRHRAEDLPLTFFEFTTVLALQYFRERQVDFMVLEVGMGGRLDATNVVQPRVTVITPVSEDHAEHLGPDLASIAREKAGIIKPGVPLVLAVQAPQALAAIEGIAHAAGAPVRRAGRDFRISPQAKGFDYEGRSLRLCGLKPRLIGAHQGENLAVALAVVELLREQGVELGEAEVRRATESVDWPGRLERWPLRPPVLLDGAHNISGAEALAAYLQECRLGKLPWVLGLSGKRRPERICAPWLPHLAAAYVAEPGVDKAVAADEISTFLAGQGCAATVCASPPAALRQALAEWPRAPLVVVAGSLYLVAEVRDWLRKHAEVGE